The following proteins are co-located in the Verrucomicrobiota bacterium genome:
- the infB gene encoding translation initiation factor IF-2 gives MSVRVHQIAKEIGMENKELLQLLQERGFAVKTASSTIDNISADSLIEEFASPEEPDQPEPSDNESTEEETPTFKRPTGPIVRSAEEVEREKEASKNGESSKPAEAPKPIAPVEATPPSGTSAPKPPGAPKPPSAPKPPVASRPAAPPKPPAAPPGRPSAPKPPLAPKAPEAPTSQEDAQPATEAESTEPAAKLTPLQAKTPIIVRDFASQLGLKPFQLLAALMERGIFASMNQTIEEDVAAKIAEAHGFTLEIRHRGGSADASSGEKKEKEVDESALLEPRPPVVCILGHVDHGKTTLLDTIRKAKVTEGEFGGITQHIGAYQITVDGEPVSFLDTPGHAAFSGMRERGASTTDIAVLVVAADDGFKPQTDEALKFAKKSQNSLIVAINKIDTKGANIDRVKQQMQERGIPPEDLGGEVLTVPVSALKGEGIDQLLEMIRLQAEIMELKAVPSGKSSGVIIESQIEQGRGPTSTVLVQKGRLKVGDAILSGTASCKVKALHDDDGKPVKEAGPSTPVKVVGWSDAPVSGATFETVKNEREAKRLAEEVLDQQRKKEEEERLSAKSEGSNLDDLFSAIESTKKTIFPVILKSDVHGSLEAIGSLLSELPTDQVELKVVGQGVGVVTKKDVELASAAGATIIGFNVRLENGVQGHAKHLGVDILQDNIIYQLVDLVRESMAELLEPELREKKLGVAEIRAVFPLGKGFVAGCMVTEGKITRGAITRLTRGEELVHEGKIGTLKRFKDDATEVRAGFECGIGIDGFHGYKEGDLIECFEVEKIRPTL, from the coding sequence ATGAGTGTCAGAGTCCACCAGATCGCCAAAGAGATCGGAATGGAAAACAAGGAGTTGCTGCAGCTGTTGCAGGAGCGCGGTTTCGCTGTGAAAACGGCGTCCAGCACGATTGATAACATCAGTGCCGATTCCCTGATCGAGGAGTTCGCTAGTCCGGAGGAACCCGATCAGCCTGAACCGTCAGACAACGAATCTACGGAGGAAGAGACTCCGACGTTTAAGCGACCCACGGGACCTATCGTCCGTTCTGCTGAGGAAGTAGAACGTGAGAAAGAGGCTTCGAAAAATGGTGAGTCCTCCAAGCCGGCTGAAGCACCGAAGCCTATTGCTCCGGTGGAAGCCACCCCGCCATCGGGCACCTCGGCGCCGAAACCACCCGGCGCACCCAAACCTCCCAGCGCACCAAAACCGCCCGTAGCGTCTCGTCCCGCGGCACCTCCTAAGCCGCCGGCAGCTCCTCCAGGGCGACCCTCGGCCCCCAAACCACCGCTAGCACCCAAAGCACCTGAAGCTCCGACGAGTCAGGAAGACGCACAGCCTGCCACGGAGGCAGAAAGCACCGAGCCGGCCGCCAAATTGACACCCCTCCAAGCGAAGACTCCGATTATTGTCCGTGACTTTGCAAGTCAGCTCGGATTGAAGCCTTTCCAACTCTTGGCTGCCCTGATGGAGCGGGGAATTTTCGCCTCTATGAATCAGACCATAGAGGAGGATGTTGCCGCGAAGATTGCCGAAGCGCATGGCTTCACGCTAGAGATCCGCCACCGCGGCGGCTCTGCAGACGCCTCATCTGGCGAAAAGAAAGAGAAGGAAGTCGATGAATCGGCACTTCTGGAACCCAGACCACCGGTCGTCTGCATTCTCGGTCACGTCGACCATGGGAAAACCACACTTCTCGACACCATCCGTAAGGCCAAGGTAACCGAAGGTGAGTTTGGGGGAATCACCCAACACATTGGTGCCTATCAAATCACCGTAGACGGCGAACCTGTTTCATTTCTCGATACTCCGGGCCACGCTGCGTTTTCCGGCATGCGGGAACGGGGTGCCTCCACTACTGACATTGCCGTTCTGGTCGTAGCTGCTGACGATGGTTTCAAGCCACAAACCGACGAGGCCCTCAAATTCGCGAAAAAGAGTCAAAACTCCCTGATCGTCGCGATCAATAAGATTGATACCAAGGGTGCAAACATCGACCGGGTAAAACAGCAAATGCAGGAGCGGGGAATTCCTCCGGAAGACTTGGGAGGAGAGGTGCTCACAGTTCCCGTCTCTGCATTGAAAGGGGAAGGAATTGACCAACTTCTGGAGATGATTCGCCTTCAAGCGGAAATCATGGAGTTGAAAGCAGTTCCCTCCGGTAAGAGCTCCGGAGTGATTATCGAATCCCAGATTGAGCAGGGTCGTGGGCCCACCTCTACCGTTCTCGTTCAGAAGGGAAGACTGAAAGTGGGAGACGCAATCCTATCAGGGACGGCTTCCTGTAAAGTGAAGGCCCTCCACGATGACGATGGTAAACCGGTAAAAGAAGCAGGGCCTTCTACCCCGGTTAAGGTTGTCGGCTGGAGTGACGCCCCGGTCTCAGGAGCTACTTTCGAAACGGTCAAGAATGAGCGTGAGGCGAAACGCTTGGCCGAGGAAGTTCTTGATCAGCAACGAAAGAAGGAAGAAGAAGAACGACTTTCCGCCAAAAGCGAAGGGTCCAACCTCGATGACCTCTTCTCAGCAATCGAGAGTACAAAAAAGACGATTTTCCCTGTCATACTGAAGTCGGACGTCCACGGGTCGCTCGAAGCAATCGGCTCGCTTCTCAGCGAGCTACCCACCGATCAAGTCGAGCTCAAAGTCGTTGGTCAGGGAGTGGGCGTCGTAACGAAGAAGGATGTCGAATTAGCCAGCGCGGCTGGTGCGACAATTATCGGTTTCAATGTTCGGTTGGAGAATGGGGTTCAAGGGCACGCGAAGCACCTTGGAGTCGATATTCTCCAAGACAACATCATTTACCAGCTCGTCGATCTCGTTCGTGAATCGATGGCCGAGCTTCTCGAACCGGAACTGCGTGAGAAGAAACTCGGCGTCGCCGAAATCCGTGCAGTCTTCCCGTTGGGCAAGGGCTTTGTCGCCGGATGCATGGTGACCGAAGGAAAGATCACTCGCGGCGCGATTACCCGCCTCA
- the nusA gene encoding transcription termination factor NusA: protein MSSELLSVLEYMEKEKGIGRADMISAITNSIHNAAQKGVHAGQELKIEINPRTGSLEAWSLLNVTDSVGDPEKEIHVENARRIKSDAEIGEVIEKPIDPSYLGRIAAQTAKQAILQKIREFERERVFDDFKDQIGDIISGVVHRRDRSDLIVDLGKTEALLPRRERIPRENFNPGDRIRALLLKIETGNRGPSLILSRSSLRFVRRLLDLEVTEISDGTVVIERMSREPGYRTKICVNTTDPKVDPVGACVGARGSRVKSIVRELGGEKIDIIRYYPEIKEQLVEALSPAVPRNIQVDERNHRMSFEIAEDDLSVTIGKGGMNAKLTSQLLGWKLDIRREETKNVTIDQQVDSAAKGLVDSVGVQFETAVRLVNMGITSVAAFEGASAEDLVAMGISPEEAQTIISKVESE from the coding sequence ATGAGCAGCGAACTTCTTTCCGTATTAGAATACATGGAAAAGGAAAAGGGAATCGGTCGTGCCGACATGATTTCCGCGATCACCAATTCCATTCACAATGCCGCCCAAAAAGGGGTTCACGCTGGTCAGGAGCTGAAGATTGAGATCAATCCACGCACCGGCAGCCTCGAAGCGTGGTCGCTCTTGAATGTGACCGACTCGGTCGGCGACCCCGAGAAGGAGATCCATGTGGAAAATGCCCGCCGGATTAAGTCTGACGCCGAAATCGGGGAAGTCATCGAAAAGCCAATTGATCCCTCCTACTTGGGTCGTATCGCCGCCCAGACTGCCAAACAGGCTATCCTTCAAAAAATCCGGGAATTTGAGCGTGAGCGAGTGTTTGACGACTTCAAGGATCAGATTGGAGACATCATTAGTGGAGTAGTTCATCGCCGCGACCGAAGTGACCTTATTGTGGATCTCGGCAAAACCGAGGCTCTCCTTCCGAGAAGAGAACGGATTCCCCGCGAGAACTTCAACCCAGGCGACCGGATTCGGGCCCTTCTGCTTAAAATTGAAACGGGAAACCGGGGACCCAGCCTGATCCTCAGCCGGAGCAGCCTTCGCTTCGTTCGGCGACTCCTTGATCTTGAGGTCACCGAGATCTCCGATGGCACTGTCGTTATCGAACGAATGTCCCGTGAGCCCGGCTATCGCACCAAGATTTGTGTAAACACGACCGACCCTAAGGTGGATCCAGTAGGCGCATGCGTAGGTGCCAGAGGATCAAGGGTGAAGAGTATCGTTCGGGAGCTCGGAGGCGAAAAAATCGACATCATCCGCTACTATCCCGAGATAAAAGAGCAACTTGTAGAAGCCCTCAGCCCGGCTGTCCCTCGTAACATTCAAGTGGATGAGAGGAACCATCGAATGAGTTTTGAGATCGCCGAAGATGATCTCTCGGTAACGATCGGTAAAGGCGGCATGAACGCCAAGCTCACCTCACAGCTTCTCGGTTGGAAACTCGATATTCGTCGTGAAGAGACCAAGAACGTGACGATAGACCAACAGGTCGATTCTGCTGCGAAAGGGCTGGTTGACTCGGTCGGTGTTCAGTTTGAAACAGCGGTTCGATTGGTCAACATGGGTATCACTTCAGTAGCCGCCTTCGAAGGGGCCAGTGCTGAAGACCTGGTTGCGATGGGTATCAGCCCAGAGGAGGCCCAGACAATTATCAGCAAGGTAGAGTCCGAGTAA
- a CDS encoding ABC-F family ATP-binding cassette domain-containing protein, whose translation MLQVSGLSKAFGSQTLFENVSFRIDRGERSALVGPNGVGKTTLFSMILGEAEPDEGVIDLDKKAIVGHLPQETAPTGEETVIEIAAGVTPHHAKLRKRIGDFERAKDQSDDYHDAVSEYTEIGGFEIEPKAKQILAGLSFRESDFDQPARTLSGGWVMRAYLARLLTAEPDLLMLDEPTNHLDLESLQWFQNHLKNYPGSILLISHDRSFLNEVINSIREVRHHRIHFYRGNYDDYVKEAEARDEQHLAAHRSQQRKIAQLERFVERFGAKNTKATQAKSKQKQLDRMERIEAPKSTERTIKVAFPQPTPSGQKVISLENLHFAYPNHPVYEGIDLTIEKGQRIVLVGPNGAGKSTLLKLLAGVLEPQKGDRILGHQAKSGYFSQNRIDTLNPEQTVLEEVQSIRNPVGEAMARTVLGSFLFRGDAVFKKVKVLSGGEKSRLGLVKLLLDPPNLLLMDEPTTHLDMASIEALITALEDYSGTLIFISHDVYFIRQIAERVLRVNAGKLTPFSGDYDYYLRKSGSAGERAGLVDSGDPGDHRPADFAKRKVPTKTSDPSTGFKSKEQKRKEAEERKVRSKVRAKIERLEDEICQLEDKQKQLSEKLEDPLLYETNPGEVMELNRSVVAANDLLDSLNEKWMAATEELEKLG comes from the coding sequence ATGTTGCAAGTTTCCGGACTCTCCAAGGCATTTGGTTCGCAGACGCTTTTTGAGAACGTGTCATTTCGGATTGATCGAGGTGAACGGTCGGCTCTGGTCGGTCCAAACGGCGTTGGGAAAACGACCCTCTTTTCCATGATCCTCGGCGAGGCCGAGCCGGACGAGGGGGTGATCGATCTTGATAAGAAAGCCATCGTAGGTCACCTCCCTCAGGAGACTGCACCCACAGGAGAAGAGACGGTGATCGAGATTGCCGCTGGGGTGACCCCTCACCACGCGAAACTGAGGAAGCGAATTGGCGATTTCGAACGAGCCAAGGACCAGTCCGACGACTATCACGATGCCGTGTCCGAATACACGGAGATTGGTGGCTTCGAGATTGAGCCAAAGGCAAAACAAATCCTAGCCGGACTCTCGTTTCGCGAATCGGATTTCGACCAACCGGCGAGAACCCTGAGTGGAGGCTGGGTCATGCGCGCCTACCTAGCCCGACTCCTGACAGCAGAGCCGGATCTCCTGATGCTCGATGAGCCGACGAACCATCTAGATCTCGAATCGCTCCAGTGGTTCCAGAATCACCTCAAGAACTATCCTGGCTCCATCCTCCTCATCAGCCACGACCGCTCGTTTCTGAACGAGGTGATCAACAGCATCCGCGAGGTGCGCCATCATCGTATCCACTTTTATAGAGGAAACTACGACGACTACGTGAAGGAGGCGGAAGCACGGGACGAACAGCATCTGGCCGCGCACCGATCGCAACAGCGTAAAATCGCCCAGCTGGAACGGTTCGTCGAACGGTTTGGAGCGAAGAACACCAAGGCAACCCAGGCGAAATCCAAACAGAAACAATTGGACCGAATGGAGCGAATCGAGGCGCCGAAGTCTACAGAGCGGACCATCAAAGTCGCCTTCCCCCAACCCACTCCGAGCGGCCAAAAGGTCATCTCACTCGAGAATCTTCACTTTGCCTACCCGAATCATCCCGTCTACGAAGGAATCGACCTAACGATTGAAAAAGGTCAGCGCATTGTGCTGGTCGGGCCGAATGGAGCAGGTAAATCGACCTTACTCAAATTGCTTGCAGGAGTTCTCGAACCACAGAAAGGCGACCGAATCCTCGGACATCAGGCGAAGTCCGGCTACTTTTCTCAAAACCGAATCGATACTCTCAATCCGGAGCAGACCGTTCTCGAGGAAGTTCAGAGTATTCGCAATCCGGTTGGCGAAGCGATGGCTCGCACGGTCCTTGGTTCATTCCTGTTCCGCGGAGATGCGGTTTTCAAGAAAGTGAAAGTGCTCTCCGGTGGAGAGAAAAGCCGTCTCGGGCTAGTCAAACTGCTGCTCGATCCACCAAACCTGCTACTGATGGACGAGCCTACAACCCATCTCGACATGGCGAGCATCGAGGCATTGATCACTGCGCTGGAAGATTATTCTGGAACCCTCATTTTCATCAGTCATGACGTCTATTTTATCCGTCAGATCGCCGAACGAGTGCTTCGGGTAAACGCCGGGAAACTCACGCCTTTCTCGGGAGACTACGACTATTATCTCCGAAAGTCCGGCAGTGCTGGCGAGAGAGCAGGACTAGTCGATAGCGGGGATCCCGGCGACCATCGACCTGCGGACTTTGCCAAACGCAAGGTTCCTACCAAAACTTCCGATCCATCCACCGGTTTTAAATCGAAAGAACAAAAACGTAAGGAAGCAGAAGAGCGAAAAGTCCGGAGCAAGGTGCGGGCGAAAATTGAGAGACTGGAGGACGAAATTTGCCAGTTGGAAGACAAGCAAAAACAACTCTCGGAAAAGCTCGAGGACCCGCTTCTTTATGAAACCAATCCCGGCGAGGTGATGGAGCTCAACCGCAGCGTGGTCGCCGCAAACGATCTCCTCGATTCACTGAACGAGAAATGGATGGCAGCGACCGAGGAACTGGAAAAGTTGGGGTAG
- a CDS encoding pyridoxal-phosphate dependent enzyme, with protein sequence MARERVYAAGDATPMERLSLDGFGEIQVKREDLSPIKAYKWRGAFNRMVLIPEEDRHQPVIAASAGNHAQGVALGAKALGLKAKIYMPTTTPEVKQRAVRDRGGDSVEIFLVGDSYDDALAEAKRVAETEGTFVHAYDDLSVIAGQATLADEVGLSGSGSFDVAYLQIGGGGMAAGAGFWLKRSYPGIRIVGVEGEGQASMAAAVKAGKPVRLTELDIFCDGTAVREAGEITHAICADVIDEFVTVANEEVSDAIRIYWESLRCLLEPSGAMGLAGLIKHGKKNPFDRALVIACGANMDFGQLPLVADSAGIGGRRRRHVRVSMPERQGAMLDLFDKAFGGLSVIDFQYGKTSSSQAFPIFGIVLNEKEYGDLSQRLSDGGYEPEWVDGTAAVRFRTIPCDPHTLNHAVFLEIDFYERPGALRAFLENVVKGRANLCYFNYRYSGERIGRALAAIEFEDEKDLTRFREDLPSEGPGYRSVRILSREEAERSVVGV encoded by the coding sequence ATGGCCCGTGAAAGGGTGTATGCGGCGGGGGATGCTACCCCGATGGAGAGGCTTTCGTTAGACGGCTTTGGCGAGATTCAGGTGAAACGCGAGGACCTTTCCCCGATCAAGGCATACAAGTGGCGTGGTGCTTTCAATCGGATGGTTTTAATTCCCGAAGAGGATCGGCATCAGCCAGTGATTGCGGCGTCAGCAGGTAACCATGCGCAGGGAGTTGCGCTGGGTGCCAAGGCACTCGGACTCAAGGCGAAAATCTACATGCCGACTACGACACCCGAGGTGAAACAACGTGCAGTCCGGGATCGGGGAGGAGACTCGGTTGAGATTTTTTTAGTTGGAGACAGCTACGATGACGCACTTGCGGAAGCAAAGAGAGTCGCTGAAACAGAGGGAACCTTTGTCCATGCCTACGACGACCTTTCTGTAATTGCGGGCCAGGCGACTCTTGCCGATGAGGTAGGGCTCTCAGGGAGTGGCTCGTTTGATGTCGCCTATCTACAGATCGGTGGTGGAGGCATGGCCGCGGGTGCTGGCTTTTGGTTGAAACGGTCTTACCCTGGGATTCGCATCGTCGGCGTGGAAGGAGAGGGGCAGGCTTCGATGGCGGCTGCGGTAAAAGCTGGGAAACCAGTGCGTTTAACCGAGCTCGATATTTTTTGTGACGGGACCGCAGTTCGGGAAGCCGGCGAGATCACCCATGCGATCTGTGCAGATGTGATCGATGAGTTTGTCACCGTTGCAAACGAGGAGGTGAGTGATGCCATACGGATCTATTGGGAGAGTCTGCGCTGCTTGCTTGAGCCTTCGGGTGCAATGGGTTTGGCCGGACTGATCAAGCACGGTAAAAAGAATCCGTTCGACCGAGCACTCGTAATAGCCTGTGGGGCGAATATGGATTTTGGACAACTCCCCCTTGTTGCGGACTCGGCTGGAATTGGCGGCCGCAGACGAAGGCATGTGCGTGTATCCATGCCGGAACGACAAGGCGCGATGTTGGATTTGTTTGATAAAGCGTTTGGCGGCCTGAGCGTAATCGATTTTCAGTATGGAAAGACCAGTTCGTCACAAGCTTTTCCGATCTTCGGCATAGTGCTGAACGAGAAAGAGTATGGGGATCTATCCCAGCGACTGTCTGACGGAGGTTACGAACCGGAATGGGTGGATGGAACGGCGGCCGTTCGTTTTCGAACGATTCCTTGCGATCCGCACACGCTGAACCACGCTGTATTTCTTGAGATCGACTTTTACGAACGGCCTGGAGCACTTCGAGCGTTCTTGGAGAATGTCGTGAAGGGTCGGGCGAATCTTTGCTATTTCAACTACCGTTATTCGGGAGAGCGTATTGGGCGTGCCCTCGCGGCGATAGAGTTCGAGGACGAGAAGGATTTAACCCGTTTCCGCGAAGATCTTCCCTCGGAAGGTCCCGGTTATCGAAGTGTACGCATTCTGAGCCGGGAGGAGGCCGAACGGTCGGTCGTTGGGGTATAG
- a CDS encoding SDR family oxidoreductase, with amino-acid sequence MSFLQLEDRTFLVFGVANRKSVAWAVAKVLEAEGAKVIYSVRSEERRASLAKLLGDRTCYVCDVEEEGALESLAEEIGAETRIDGILHSIAFADYSDGFKPFHETGRKQFLQATQISAFSLSEIANAFKGRLAKDASVVSIGISTIELTAENYGYMGPVKAALEAVSRNLAKSFSSFSEVRFNTVNSGPLKTSASAGIPGYMNNYLYAEKMTLRKRALATDEVADTAVFLLSPRSSGINGQGIVVNAGMDTNYFDKELVERTMRGDAV; translated from the coding sequence ATGAGTTTCCTGCAACTGGAGGACCGGACTTTTCTAGTATTTGGCGTGGCGAATCGTAAGAGCGTCGCCTGGGCTGTAGCCAAGGTGCTGGAGGCTGAGGGAGCTAAGGTCATCTACAGTGTGCGCTCCGAAGAACGTCGCGCGAGTCTGGCGAAGTTGCTTGGCGATCGGACTTGTTACGTTTGTGACGTAGAGGAAGAGGGTGCATTGGAAAGTCTGGCAGAGGAGATTGGTGCGGAAACCCGGATCGACGGCATTCTTCACTCCATCGCTTTCGCGGATTACAGTGATGGCTTCAAACCGTTTCACGAGACCGGAAGAAAACAGTTTTTGCAGGCAACCCAGATATCGGCCTTTTCTCTTTCGGAGATTGCCAATGCCTTCAAGGGACGTCTGGCGAAAGATGCCTCGGTAGTTTCGATCGGGATCTCTACGATTGAGCTCACGGCTGAGAATTACGGCTACATGGGTCCGGTAAAAGCAGCCCTCGAGGCGGTCAGCCGGAACCTGGCGAAGTCGTTCAGCTCGTTTTCCGAAGTGCGCTTCAATACGGTAAATTCCGGACCCCTAAAGACGAGTGCCTCTGCAGGGATTCCCGGTTACATGAATAACTACCTTTACGCGGAAAAGATGACCTTGCGGAAAAGGGCACTGGCGACTGACGAAGTGGCGGATACGGCTGTCTTTCTCCTCAGCCCCCGTTCCTCCGGGATCAACGGTCAGGGGATCGTTGTGAACGCGGGGATGGATACCAACTACTTCGATAAGGAACTCGTTGAACGAACCATGCGTGGCGATGCAGTTTAA
- a CDS encoding 3-oxoacyl-ACP synthase III, with the protein MQFKHTRIAELAHALPEERLTSDGIEERLAPLYERLKLPGGRLELMTGIRERRLWPEGTRPSEASSLAGKAVLGKLDGRFPEIDLLIHAAVSRDRLEPATAAYVHKELELPKHTQIFDLSNACLGFLNAMVTAGAMIEAGLIRTALLVAGENGRPLQEETMATLLSGNFSRKTIKPFFANLTIGCGAVGMVLCHEDCLDGPGIGQLEFGVSGTDGSFSHLCEGDSSDGGGLVMQTDSEALLEAGIGLASETWEKFKKEDPFPEDFQRVITHQVGKTHQRKLHEALSIDPDLDYPTYPFLGNVGSVACPITLSLAYENGIVNPGERVALLGIGSGLSSVMLGVRVLRN; encoded by the coding sequence ATGCAGTTTAAGCACACCCGCATTGCAGAATTGGCCCATGCCCTGCCGGAAGAGCGTTTGACCTCGGATGGGATTGAGGAGCGACTGGCCCCGCTCTACGAACGATTGAAGTTGCCGGGGGGTCGCCTCGAATTGATGACGGGGATCCGGGAGAGGCGGCTTTGGCCCGAAGGCACCCGACCTTCCGAGGCGAGTAGTCTCGCCGGAAAGGCAGTTCTGGGAAAACTGGATGGGAGGTTTCCGGAGATTGATCTTCTGATTCATGCGGCGGTATCGCGCGACCGTCTCGAGCCGGCCACGGCCGCCTACGTTCACAAAGAGCTGGAGCTTCCCAAGCACACCCAGATTTTCGATCTCTCGAATGCCTGTCTCGGTTTTCTGAATGCGATGGTTACTGCCGGGGCGATGATTGAAGCGGGGCTAATCCGCACAGCTCTACTCGTTGCTGGAGAGAATGGAAGACCTCTTCAGGAAGAAACGATGGCAACGCTTCTGAGCGGTAACTTTTCCCGCAAAACGATCAAACCTTTCTTTGCGAACCTGACCATAGGTTGTGGAGCGGTGGGTATGGTGCTTTGCCACGAGGATTGTTTGGATGGGCCGGGAATCGGTCAGCTGGAATTCGGGGTTTCCGGAACCGACGGATCGTTCTCCCATCTCTGCGAAGGAGATAGCTCGGACGGAGGGGGATTGGTCATGCAGACGGACTCCGAAGCGCTGCTTGAAGCCGGCATCGGGCTTGCCTCTGAGACTTGGGAGAAATTCAAGAAGGAGGATCCCTTCCCGGAAGACTTCCAACGGGTGATCACTCATCAAGTCGGTAAGACTCATCAGCGAAAACTCCACGAGGCCCTCTCCATCGATCCGGATTTGGATTACCCCACCTACCCGTTTTTGGGAAACGTCGGATCGGTTGCCTGCCCAATCACCTTATCGTTGGCTTACGAGAACGGTATCGTCAATCCCGGCGAACGGGTCGCGCTGCTCGGTATTGGGAGCGGGCTCAGTTCGGTGATGTTGGGTGTGCGGGTTTTGAGAAACTAA
- a CDS encoding sterol desaturase family protein has product MLLLIIGIAGGFLIVERLWPATELPKVRGWWWRVAFVNLIQLGIVILAGMSWDRWLQQASVFSFGESMHPLVGAAIAYVISTFIYYWWHRFRHHSRFFWRLCHQLHHSPRRIEVLTSFYKHPVEILLNSVLSALIAFSLCGLTIEGGVLYTLLTAVAEFFYHWNVRTPKKLGYLFQRPESHRVHHQYRFHTKNFADIPLWDVLFGTFQNGRKSSETTCGYDDWKEDRFEDMLAFRDVNAKDSASVSPLHFLPTCIGCKKKWACTEARQRAEAELAD; this is encoded by the coding sequence ATGTTGTTGCTGATTATCGGCATTGCTGGGGGTTTTCTGATCGTTGAAAGACTTTGGCCGGCAACAGAATTACCAAAAGTTCGAGGCTGGTGGTGGCGGGTTGCTTTTGTGAACTTGATTCAGCTGGGGATTGTGATTCTGGCGGGTATGAGTTGGGACCGTTGGTTGCAGCAGGCTTCCGTTTTCAGCTTTGGCGAGAGTATGCATCCCCTTGTTGGTGCAGCCATTGCTTACGTCATTTCGACATTCATTTACTATTGGTGGCATCGGTTTCGTCACCACTCCCGTTTCTTTTGGAGGCTTTGCCACCAGCTTCATCACTCGCCGCGTCGAATCGAAGTGCTGACCTCGTTCTACAAGCATCCCGTTGAGATTCTGTTGAATTCTGTTCTCAGTGCGTTGATCGCTTTCTCGCTGTGCGGATTGACGATTGAGGGTGGGGTGCTCTACACCTTGCTAACCGCAGTGGCGGAGTTTTTCTACCACTGGAACGTGAGAACGCCCAAGAAACTGGGCTACCTGTTTCAGCGCCCAGAGTCACATCGGGTGCATCATCAATACCGTTTTCACACGAAGAATTTCGCCGATATTCCTCTTTGGGATGTTCTTTTCGGAACTTTCCAGAACGGGCGTAAGTCATCCGAAACGACATGTGGGTACGATGACTGGAAAGAAGATCGTTTTGAAGACATGTTAGCTTTTCGGGATGTGAATGCGAAGGATTCGGCGAGTGTCTCACCGCTCCACTTTCTTCCTACCTGCATTGGCTGCAAAAAGAAGTGGGCTTGCACGGAAGCGCGCCAGCGAGCGGAGGCAGAGTTGGCAGATTGA
- a CDS encoding DCC1-like thiol-disulfide oxidoreductase family protein — MFGVKQISRWQFGLFRVLLGAYLAAHFAFLLPYAGELFSSAGTLGDSSLSPLFRILPSPFWLSDSPWMATVVVGLGMIASLAFLLGWRRKVAAILLLYLWASLFCRNPLIANPSLAYVGLMLLLSTLIPNGEALRLRPRREAPWFYPSGVYWTAWLLLAIGYTFSGLIKLQSPSWLDGTALIHLVENPLARPGVFRDFLLSLPNGVLYSMTWICLAGKIVFLPLSIWCRSRCFVWCLMLAMHLGIFLVVDFADLTAAMVLIHLFVLDPAWLPARTDRKRRILFYDGECGLCTNTVKFFLGEDQARVLQYAPLQGTTAKDCLSEELRDSTNLSTVVYLTEDGDQKKKRIRSDAVAHALIDVGGFWKIAGWCLLIVPKFIRELGYKFVAKHRLKFFPQGACKLPSPEEAKQLLG; from the coding sequence GTGTTTGGAGTAAAGCAGATCTCCCGCTGGCAGTTTGGGCTCTTCCGGGTTCTTCTGGGAGCCTACCTTGCGGCACACTTTGCCTTTCTGTTACCTTACGCGGGCGAGCTTTTCAGTTCAGCAGGAACTTTGGGCGATTCGTCCTTAAGTCCACTATTCCGAATCCTGCCGAGCCCCTTCTGGCTCAGCGATTCACCGTGGATGGCGACTGTGGTGGTTGGTCTTGGGATGATAGCGTCCCTCGCTTTTTTGCTTGGGTGGCGGCGTAAGGTCGCGGCGATCCTTCTTCTCTACCTGTGGGCGAGTCTCTTTTGCCGCAACCCTTTGATTGCCAACCCGTCTCTCGCCTACGTCGGATTGATGCTCTTGCTCTCGACCCTCATTCCCAATGGAGAAGCTCTGCGGCTGCGTCCACGAAGAGAGGCACCTTGGTTTTATCCCTCCGGAGTCTACTGGACCGCGTGGTTACTCTTGGCAATCGGTTATACCTTTAGCGGATTGATCAAACTGCAGAGCCCGAGCTGGCTCGATGGAACGGCATTAATCCATCTCGTAGAAAACCCGCTGGCAAGACCGGGAGTTTTTCGGGATTTTCTCCTCTCACTGCCGAATGGAGTGCTCTATTCGATGACCTGGATTTGTCTTGCTGGTAAGATTGTTTTCCTGCCGCTCTCGATCTGGTGCCGTAGCCGTTGTTTCGTGTGGTGTTTGATGCTGGCCATGCATTTGGGAATCTTCCTTGTCGTAGATTTCGCTGATCTCACGGCGGCGATGGTGTTGATTCATCTCTTCGTTCTCGACCCTGCGTGGTTGCCGGCTCGCACAGATCGAAAACGTCGTATCCTCTTCTACGATGGCGAATGCGGCCTTTGCACGAACACGGTAAAGTTCTTTCTCGGGGAGGACCAAGCAAGGGTGCTGCAATACGCACCGTTGCAGGGAACGACTGCAAAGGATTGTTTGTCGGAAGAACTCCGCGATTCCACAAACCTATCCACAGTGGTCTATCTCACTGAAGACGGCGACCAGAAAAAAAAGCGGATTCGCTCCGACGCAGTCGCGCACGCACTGATCGACGTTGGTGGCTTTTGGAAGATTGCCGGGTGGTGCTTGTTGATCGTTCCGAAGTTCATCCGGGAACTCGGCTACAAGTTCGTGGCGAAACACCGCCTAAAGTTCTTCCCGCAAGGGGCGTGTAAGTTGCCGTCCCCTGAAGAGGCGAAGCAACTGCTTGGTTGA